The following coding sequences lie in one Hyalangium ruber genomic window:
- a CDS encoding CotH kinase family protein, whose protein sequence is MGRWGRRIGSWLLMGMACGVLAACHAVTGRGDAFPGCEELGSTLLAEEDGLPIFHLFFAPSLPEEDGERQARLLYRGRCYPVEAKIRGHTSRAFPKNSYTLSFPPHELFDDPLLADGFTDRRKLVLISPFNDNSYLRSRLAFSLWNRMSPDHLQVKTASAVLYLNGEYWGLYTVADHVDGELLAAQGLDVEGDLFKAVGAEANFSRHTAEGALKASPMDGFEKKEGQPKTGPEAYASILAFTAFVADADAETFRKERISRMDERDYEDWWIFATLIDANDSVAKNAYHYRPPGADGPWRFIPWDLDTSFGQDWTTRRSAPENFSDFADRNLLFARMLADPSIAEPMRERYRALLQGELSAEAVLELIDQYARELAPAAQRDEARWGQDYRDFWRWNSRADFTTHDEEVEYLRQWVRARWQRLEHQLP, encoded by the coding sequence ATGGGGCGGTGGGGCCGGCGCATCGGGAGCTGGCTGCTGATGGGGATGGCCTGCGGGGTGCTTGCCGCATGCCATGCCGTGACCGGACGGGGTGACGCCTTTCCAGGTTGCGAGGAGCTCGGGTCCACCCTCCTCGCCGAGGAAGATGGACTGCCGATCTTCCACCTCTTCTTCGCCCCCTCCCTGCCGGAAGAGGACGGTGAGCGACAAGCGCGGCTCCTGTACCGGGGCCGCTGCTATCCGGTGGAGGCGAAGATCCGAGGGCACACCTCCCGCGCCTTTCCCAAGAACAGCTACACCCTCAGCTTCCCTCCCCACGAGCTGTTCGATGATCCGCTCCTCGCTGACGGATTCACCGACCGGCGCAAGCTGGTGCTGATCAGCCCCTTCAATGACAACTCGTATTTGAGGTCGCGGCTCGCCTTCTCGCTGTGGAATCGCATGTCGCCGGACCACCTCCAAGTGAAGACCGCGAGCGCGGTCCTCTATCTGAATGGGGAGTACTGGGGCCTGTACACGGTCGCGGACCACGTGGACGGGGAGCTCTTGGCGGCGCAAGGGCTGGACGTGGAAGGGGACCTCTTCAAGGCCGTTGGTGCCGAGGCCAACTTCTCACGCCACACCGCGGAGGGTGCGCTCAAGGCCTCTCCCATGGACGGCTTCGAGAAGAAGGAAGGCCAGCCCAAGACCGGGCCCGAGGCCTACGCGAGCATCCTCGCGTTCACTGCATTCGTGGCCGATGCGGACGCGGAGACGTTTCGGAAAGAGCGCATCTCGCGGATGGACGAGCGCGACTACGAGGACTGGTGGATCTTCGCGACGCTGATCGACGCGAACGACTCGGTGGCGAAGAACGCCTATCACTACCGCCCCCCTGGAGCGGACGGACCGTGGCGCTTCATCCCCTGGGATCTCGATACCAGCTTCGGCCAGGACTGGACCACCCGGCGAAGCGCGCCGGAGAACTTCTCCGACTTCGCGGACCGCAATCTCCTCTTCGCGAGGATGCTGGCCGACCCATCCATCGCCGAGCCGATGCGTGAGCGTTACCGCGCCTTGCTCCAAGGCGAGCTGTCCGCGGAGGCGGTGTTGGAACTCATCGACCAATACGCGCGCGAGCTTGCCCCCGCGGCGCAGCGAGATGAGGCCCGTTGGGGTCAGGACTACCGGGACTTCTGGCGGTGGAACAGCCGCGCTGACTTCACCACCCACGACGAGGAGGTAGAGTACCTGCGTCAATGGGTCCGGGCGCGGTGGCAGCGGTTGGAGCACCAACTCCCCTGA